The following are from one region of the Papaver somniferum cultivar HN1 unplaced genomic scaffold, ASM357369v1 unplaced-scaffold_132, whole genome shotgun sequence genome:
- the LOC113332653 gene encoding late embryogenesis abundant protein D-34-like, producing the protein MSQQQPRRAQGNEQQQEPVKYGDVFPVSGELASKPIAPRDAAMMQSAESSILGQTQKGGPASVMQSAATQNVRAGVVDRSQVTAAAADQGVTVSETDLPGGRVVSEAVGGQVVGSFVQPGLAQGTTGKVAYGGKDIDIGGGGKITIGEALEATALTAGDKPVDQSDAAAIQAAEVRATGRNVITPGGVAAAAQAAATYNTRVARDEDKTTLGDVLTDAALKLPADKEATPRDAEGVVGAEMRNDPNLATHPGGVAASVVAAARLNQNND; encoded by the exons ATGAGTCAGCAACAACCAAGGAGGGCTCAAGGTAATGAGCAGCAACAAGAACCCGTCAAGTATGGAGATGTATTTCCAGTATCAGGTGAGTTGGCATCAAAACCTATAGCTCCACGAGATGCAGCAATGATGCAGAGTGCAGAGAGTTCGATACTAGGTCAAACGCAAAAAGGTGGTCCAGCTTCTGTTATGCAATCTGCCGCTACCCAAAATGTAAGAGCTGGTGTTGTTGATCGTAGTCAAGTTACTGCGGCAGCTGCTGATCAAGGCGTGACTGTCTCTGAAACTGATCTTCCAGGTGGTCGTGTTGTATCTGAAGCAGTTGGAGGACAG GTTGTTGGAAGCTTTGTTCAACCCGGGTTAGCTCAAGGGACGACAGGTAAGGTAGCATATGGAGGTAAAGACATTGACATTGGAGGAGGAGGAAAGATTACAATTGGGGAAGCATTGGAAGCGACTGCACTAACGGCAGGAGATAAGCCGGTGGATCAGAGTGATGCTGCTGCGATACAAGCAGCAGAAGTTAGGGCAACCGGACGGAACGTAATAACTCCAGGTGGTGttgctgcagctgctcaagcagctGCTACTTATAACACTCGTGTTGCGAGAGATGAAGACAAGACTACACTTGGAGATGTTCTAACT GATGCGGCTTTGAAGTTGCCAGCAGATAAGGAGGCTACGCCTAGAGATGCAGAAGGGGTGGTGGGTGCAGAAATGAGAAACGACCCTAATCTTGCAACACATCCTGGTGGTGTGGCTgcctctgttgttgctgctgctaggCTCAACCAGAACAATGACTAG